Proteins encoded within one genomic window of Sporolituus thermophilus DSM 23256:
- the secD gene encoding protein translocase subunit SecD, producing MRWGNLAKFLVTALAIVGIFGYYISPLALSIKQGLDLQGGTHVVLEAVDTPEAKVDEDAVQRVVKIIERRVNELGLTEPIIQRQGDRRIIVELPGVKDPEKAIEMLGKTALLEFQDESGTTVLTGKDLKNAQAQIDQANRNLVALEFSDEGARKFADLTAKNIGKRITILLDKQVLTSPVVEEAIPSGKAVITGNRTIEEAQRLAILLRSGSLPVKVDIVETRTVGPTLGQDSKEKSKIAFAVGSAAIVLFMLLFYRLSGLVANIALLLYVLLLLVALKMLNATLTLPGIAGIILSMGMAVDANVLIFERFKEEVRAGKTLRAAMDAGFNRAFMTIFDSNVTTLFAAVVLFFLGTGPIKGFAITLGLGIVLSMFTAITVTRFMLKALMNANVVKSGKIFGA from the coding sequence TATTTCACCCCTCGCTTTGTCGATCAAGCAAGGCCTTGACCTGCAGGGCGGTACTCATGTCGTGCTTGAAGCGGTCGATACGCCGGAAGCGAAGGTAGACGAAGACGCTGTACAGCGGGTCGTCAAGATTATCGAACGGCGGGTGAACGAGCTGGGCTTAACGGAGCCGATCATCCAGCGCCAGGGCGACCGCCGGATTATTGTCGAACTTCCCGGTGTAAAAGATCCGGAAAAGGCAATCGAGATGCTCGGCAAAACGGCGCTGCTGGAGTTTCAGGATGAAAGCGGTACTACCGTTCTGACCGGTAAGGATTTAAAAAATGCGCAAGCACAGATTGACCAAGCCAATCGCAACTTGGTGGCCCTGGAGTTTTCGGACGAAGGCGCCAGGAAATTCGCCGATTTGACGGCAAAAAACATCGGCAAACGGATTACTATTTTGCTTGACAAGCAAGTGCTGACCAGTCCGGTTGTTGAGGAAGCAATTCCCAGCGGTAAGGCGGTAATCACGGGCAACCGCACCATTGAAGAGGCGCAGCGGTTGGCCATTTTACTGCGTTCCGGCTCACTGCCCGTAAAAGTTGATATCGTCGAGACGCGAACGGTCGGACCTACTTTGGGGCAGGATTCGAAAGAAAAGAGCAAGATTGCCTTTGCCGTAGGCAGTGCTGCCATTGTGCTGTTTATGCTGCTCTTTTACCGGCTGTCGGGTCTGGTAGCCAATATTGCGCTGCTTTTGTATGTACTGCTTTTGTTGGTCGCATTGAAGATGCTAAATGCCACCCTTACGCTCCCGGGCATTGCCGGTATTATTCTCTCCATGGGCATGGCGGTTGACGCCAACGTTTTGATTTTTGAGCGGTTTAAAGAGGAAGTACGCGCCGGCAAGACGCTCCGGGCCGCCATGGACGCCGGTTTCAACCGGGCGTTTATGACGATTTTCGACTCAAACGTGACAACCTTGTTCGCCGCCGTTGTTCTGTTTTTCCTGGGCACCGGGCCGATTAAAGGTTTTGCCATCACGCTCGGCCTCGGCATCGTTCTCAGCATGTTTACCGCCATTACCGTTACCCGTTTCATGCTGAAAGCATTGATGAACGCCAATGTTGTCAAGAGCGGCAAAATATTCGGAGCATAG